A single window of Aminivibrio sp. DNA harbors:
- the iorA gene encoding indolepyruvate ferredoxin oxidoreductase subunit alpha has protein sequence MTEVSRTVSTKAILLGNEAIARGIVEAGCLVASAYPGTPSSEILPAVAKFADELGSPMAVEWGVNEKVAFEVAAAASFTGARSCAVMKQVGLNVAADPFMSAAHFQLKGGMLLVVADDPGPHSSQTEQDSRYFAMFAKVPCFDPCSAAEAREMVFDAFDLSERFGIITMLRPSVRVDHCRQDVELGELRPPKGQVKFDKEPSRWVCLPASVKVNHPRLNAKVEEIRAAFETEFEKYNYEVPSKEKSVLGIVASGVCFSVVSDILKGWGREDVAVLKIGTPHPLPVKMVTDFISRQPKVLFLEETYPVMEMQLPDRTGILGRWNGIVPGAGELLPETVADILAKILGMDHPAGEGSPLLRQAMEELKITPRKPMLCPGCPHRASFFSIRQALPNAVNPSDIGCYTLGVNQKAVDAVMDMGASVTMGSGFFLVHKAAGMERPIVSTIGDSTFFHMGLPGLASAVYNRHAFVLAILDNSTTAMTGGQANPAVGEKLRKGDAGRKVDIEAVCRGCGVTFVRTIEAYDVGAGKEAVKEAWEHAKSRSEPAVIIFRHPCMLLRPQQSAVQVKVDPEKCIGCKFCINFFNCPGLVFDEKKSKAYIDERFCVSCGVCVSVCPHGAIGEISGEGE, from the coding sequence ATGACGGAGGTGTCGCGTACAGTGAGCACGAAAGCCATACTGTTGGGAAACGAGGCAATCGCCAGGGGAATTGTTGAAGCGGGGTGTCTTGTGGCGTCCGCCTACCCGGGAACGCCATCGTCCGAAATACTGCCTGCGGTGGCGAAGTTCGCCGACGAACTGGGCTCCCCCATGGCGGTCGAGTGGGGCGTGAACGAAAAGGTGGCCTTTGAGGTGGCCGCCGCCGCCTCCTTCACCGGCGCCCGCTCCTGTGCCGTCATGAAGCAGGTGGGGCTGAACGTGGCGGCCGACCCCTTCATGAGCGCCGCCCACTTCCAGCTCAAGGGCGGTATGCTTCTCGTCGTGGCCGACGATCCGGGGCCCCACAGCTCCCAGACTGAACAGGACAGCCGCTATTTCGCCATGTTCGCCAAGGTCCCCTGCTTCGATCCCTGTTCCGCCGCAGAGGCGAGGGAGATGGTCTTCGACGCCTTCGACCTTTCCGAGCGGTTCGGCATCATCACAATGCTCCGCCCTAGTGTCCGGGTGGACCACTGCCGCCAGGACGTGGAGCTCGGTGAGCTTCGTCCGCCGAAGGGGCAGGTGAAGTTCGACAAGGAACCCTCCCGGTGGGTCTGCCTTCCCGCCAGCGTGAAGGTGAACCATCCCCGGCTGAACGCCAAGGTGGAGGAGATTCGGGCTGCCTTCGAGACGGAGTTCGAAAAGTACAACTACGAAGTCCCCTCGAAGGAAAAGAGCGTCCTGGGCATCGTGGCCTCCGGGGTCTGCTTTTCCGTAGTCAGCGACATCCTGAAGGGGTGGGGCCGGGAGGATGTGGCGGTGCTCAAGATCGGCACGCCCCATCCCCTGCCGGTGAAGATGGTGACCGATTTCATCTCCCGCCAACCGAAGGTGCTTTTCCTCGAAGAAACATACCCGGTGATGGAAATGCAGCTTCCCGACAGAACGGGCATCCTCGGCCGGTGGAACGGGATCGTTCCCGGGGCCGGAGAGCTTCTTCCGGAGACTGTCGCGGACATTCTCGCAAAGATCCTCGGGATGGATCATCCCGCAGGGGAAGGATCGCCCCTTCTCAGACAAGCCATGGAGGAGCTGAAGATCACCCCCAGGAAGCCCATGCTCTGCCCCGGGTGCCCCCACCGGGCGAGCTTTTTTTCCATCAGGCAGGCCCTGCCCAACGCGGTAAACCCCTCGGACATCGGCTGTTATACCCTCGGAGTAAACCAGAAGGCAGTGGATGCCGTGATGGACATGGGAGCCTCGGTAACCATGGGATCCGGATTTTTCCTTGTCCACAAGGCTGCGGGGATGGAACGCCCCATCGTGAGCACCATCGGGGATTCCACCTTTTTCCACATGGGGCTGCCCGGTCTGGCGAGTGCCGTTTACAACAGGCATGCTTTCGTTCTCGCCATACTGGACAACAGCACCACCGCCATGACGGGCGGACAGGCGAACCCGGCGGTGGGCGAAAAGCTCAGGAAGGGAGACGCAGGCCGGAAAGTGGATATCGAGGCCGTCTGCAGGGGCTGCGGCGTGACCTTCGTCAGGACTATCGAGGCCTATGACGTCGGCGCTGGAAAGGAAGCGGTGAAGGAAGCCTGGGAGCACGCGAAATCACGCTCGGAACCGGCGGTGATCATTTTCAGGCATCCCTGCATGCTCCTCCGTCCCCAGCAATCGGCGGTCCAGGTGAAGGTGGACCCGGAAAAGTGCATCGGCTGCAAGTTCTGCATCAATTTCTTCAACTGTCCCGGCCTCGTCTTCGATGAGAAGAAGAGCAAGGCATACATCGACGAGCGGTTTTGCGTGTCCTGCGGGGTCTGTGTTTCCGTCTGCCCCCACGGGGCCATAGGGGAAATTTCCGGGGAGGGAGAATAA
- a CDS encoding thioesterase family protein: MSSEYPYALRVRYGDTDRMGVAYYANYLYWFEVGRTEFCRAHGKSYADWEDEGIFLPVVESHCRYKHPARYEDEITIFTKIGEVKASSIVFECRIERAADGKPIASGWTRHAFVDRNGRLLRGDNPLRRWIEALAG; the protein is encoded by the coding sequence ATGTCCTCCGAATATCCGTACGCCCTGAGGGTCAGGTACGGCGATACCGATCGGATGGGAGTCGCCTATTACGCAAATTATCTCTACTGGTTCGAGGTGGGCCGGACGGAATTCTGCCGCGCCCACGGAAAATCCTACGCCGACTGGGAGGATGAGGGTATTTTCCTTCCCGTGGTGGAATCCCACTGCCGCTACAAGCATCCTGCCAGGTACGAGGACGAAATTACAATTTTCACGAAAATCGGTGAAGTGAAGGCATCGTCCATAGTTTTTGAATGCCGCATTGAACGGGCCGCCGACGGCAAGCCCATCGCTTCGGGATGGACCCGTCATGCCTTCGTGGATCGGAACGGAAGGCTTCTGAGAGGAGATAACCCCCTGCGCCGGTGGATCGAGGCGCTGGCGGGATGA
- a CDS encoding CoA-binding protein, with amino-acid sequence MKKEEILERFVCTPSRVAVVGASPKEDRPVFRVMSYLAGAGFTLYPVNPGYAGTEILGRPCVAGLEFLEGEVDVVALFLSAKQQENVAADLEKLSSRPVVWFQPGAENEELAAELEGKGYDVVPSDCLMAAHMNKCR; translated from the coding sequence GTGAAAAAAGAAGAGATTCTTGAGAGGTTCGTATGCACTCCGTCAAGGGTGGCGGTGGTGGGAGCCTCGCCGAAGGAGGACCGCCCCGTCTTCCGGGTCATGAGTTATCTTGCGGGGGCGGGCTTCACCCTCTACCCCGTGAATCCAGGGTATGCGGGGACGGAGATCCTGGGGAGACCCTGCGTTGCCGGGCTCGAATTTCTCGAAGGTGAGGTTGACGTGGTCGCCCTGTTCCTTTCGGCGAAACAGCAGGAAAATGTGGCGGCCGACCTGGAGAAGCTGTCTTCACGGCCCGTGGTCTGGTTCCAGCCGGGGGCGGAGAATGAAGAACTCGCCGCAGAGCTGGAGGGGAAAGGATATGATGTGGTGCCGTCGGACTGCCTCATGGCCGCCCACATGAACAAATGCAGGTGA